From one Candidatus Omnitrophota bacterium genomic stretch:
- a CDS encoding nucleotidyl transferase AbiEii/AbiGii toxin family protein codes for MKDKALMLAASASTPAMKLNVLREYLQAMVLRSLHEEEAFRSISFVGGTALRFLFGMRRFSEDLDFSMESPEGYAFEGWMRKVKRDFALSGFDVTVKIKKENTVNVAWIKTRGILKEAGLSQLPDQNLSIKVDVDTKPPAGAVSRTQLVRRHLTFALRHHELPSLMAGKLHALITRAYAKGRDWYDLVWYLTHRPPLQPNEILLQNALDQTEGKGRFDSARWREHVWDRLQQIDWGKIGPDVVNFLESPQEAQLLTKENLESVLGARS; via the coding sequence ATGAAAGACAAGGCATTGATGCTGGCTGCGAGTGCGTCCACTCCAGCAATGAAGTTGAATGTGCTTCGGGAATATTTACAGGCCATGGTGTTGCGCTCCTTGCACGAGGAGGAAGCGTTTCGGAGCATCTCCTTTGTGGGTGGAACAGCGCTCAGGTTTCTGTTTGGGATGAGGCGTTTTTCCGAGGATTTGGACTTTTCTATGGAGAGCCCCGAAGGATATGCTTTCGAGGGTTGGATGCGGAAGGTGAAACGAGATTTCGCGTTGTCGGGCTTTGATGTGACCGTGAAGATCAAGAAAGAAAACACGGTTAATGTGGCTTGGATCAAGACTCGCGGGATTCTTAAAGAGGCTGGATTGTCGCAGCTTCCGGACCAGAACTTGTCCATCAAGGTTGATGTGGACACCAAACCTCCTGCCGGTGCTGTGAGCAGAACTCAGCTTGTGAGGCGACACCTCACCTTTGCTCTGCGGCACCACGAACTGCCGTCGCTCATGGCCGGAAAGCTGCATGCGCTCATCACGCGGGCCTACGCGAAGGGGCGGGATTGGTATGATTTGGTGTGGTACCTGACACATCGTCCCCCACTCCAGCCGAACGAAATCCTGCTGCAGAATGCCCTGGATCAGACTGAGGGGAAAGGCCGCTTCGATAGCGCGCGTTGGCGCGAACATGTATGGGACAGACTCCAGCAGATCGACTGGGGGAAGATCGGCCCTGACGTTGTGAACTTCCTGGAAAGTCCTCAGGAGGCGCAGCTCTTGACCAAGGAGAACCTTGAGTCCGTGCTGGGTGCCCGGAGTTGA